The Rubrobacter tropicus nucleotide sequence CGTCGTAAAAGTACCTGTACGAGTAATCGAAGAGGACGCACTTCGCGTACTCGTCGGATAAACCCTTGTCCTTGGCGGACTTCATCGCCTGGCCGAAGGTGGCCGAGTACTCGAAGGAGAAGCCGCCCTCGCACAGACGGTCGCGCCGCTCCTTCCACTTCTTCGTCTCCTTGACGGTCTTCGCCGTGGACATCCCCCTGTGCCCCTCGTCCACCAGGACCAGGTTGTTGCCCTCGAAGGCTTCCACAGCCACCGTCGTTGCACCCGAGTCGTCGGCTAGCTTGGTCACCTCCAGGATCTCGATCCGGTCGCCCGTGAATAGGCCCTCCCCGCCCTTGGAGAAGAGCGCCGCGTCGAGGCCCGACCCCTCGAACTCCGCGAGGTGCTGGCGGGAGAGACCCTCGTTCGGGGTGAGGAGCAATATGCGGTCGAGCTCGCGCCTCCTGCCGTGTTTGTCCAGGTAGTGCAGGTACTGGAGGACGTTGACGTGCATGATGAGCGTCTTGCCCGAGCCGGTCGCCATCCAGAAAGCCAGCTTGCGCAGGTCGTCCGGGGCGTAGTCGGGGACCTGATCCGCCTCCCCCCTGCCCTCGTTGAAGCGGCGGACGTGGGCGCCCAGCGCGGCGAGTAGCCCATCGGGGTCGGCGAAGAAGCGGTCGAGGAAGACCTCGGCAAAGAGCAGCGAGAGGTACTGGAAGTACTTCCAGCGGATGCGTTCGTCGCGTCTGGCGCCGATCCTCGCGGTGTGCCGCACGATGTTCCCATCGTAGCGGAGCAGGTCGTCCACAGACGGTCCGCCGGTACGCCCCGGCAGGTCGTGGAAGCGTCCCGCGAGCAGGTGGTGGATGCCCGAGACGTTGTTCGCGTCCCACTCCTCGTACCTGGGGTCTTTGATCTCCTCGTCCGCCAACCCCTCGAAGCCCTCGACCCCGAACAGCCCGAGCATCCACTGGTTCAGCACGAGCCGCTGCTCGAACCGCAGCGCGGATTTCTGTCTCCGTCCCACTAGACGCCCTCCGCGCTCGAACCGAGCACCACCCGGATTATGTCGTCACCCGGCGCTCTCGTCTCATGGCGTGCAGTTCCTCGTTCGCCAGGCGTACCGCTTCGTCCTCGCGGAGCGGTTCCACGTTGTCGTCGCGACGGCGGCGTTCCAGGCATTCGAAGAACTCTTGGAGGCTGCCGTACCGGAGACCCGCCCCGCCGATCCGATGGCCTGCCCGATAGCCGACGCGCATGATGTGGAAGAGCCCCTCAGTGTTTCTTTCCTCCATGCGGCCCAACGCCTCGCCGTCGTCCGCTCCCACGGCGTAGTTGCCGGTGGTTACGTCCACCACCAGGAACTCGCCGTCGTGCTCGCGGTCGAACTCTTCGGAGCGGATGTACCACTCGTAGATCTCGCGCCCCTGCCAGGCTATCTCTTCCGCCTTCTGCTTCGCGTCCATACGCCTCCTGTTCCGGGCCCTCGGCTAACCCGCGGTGACCAACGGCTCCACCTGTTCGGCTATCTCGTCGCCGCGCTCCCACTCGGCCATCTGGAGGTCGTAGTCGGCCTGCAAGCCGAGCCAGAATCCCGGTCGCATCCCGGACCAGCGCCCGAGCCTGAGCGCCATATCCGCGCTCACCGCACGCCTGCCGTGTACGATCTCGTAGACGTTCTGACGGTCCACGCCCAGGGCCTTCGCCAGCCGGTTGGGGTTCATCTCCAGCGGCTCCAGCCACTCCTGCCTGAGCACCTCCCCCGGATGAACCGGAGGATAGACCCTCTCCTCCGCGCTTATCTCTTTTTCCCACTCGCCCAATGTTTCTCCTCTAATGGTAGTCGGTGACCTCGACGTCGTGCGCGTCCCCGTCCTCGAACAGGAAGCAGATCCTGTACCGAGCGTTGATGCTCACGGACCACTGACCCTCTCTGTCCCCGCTCAACTTGTGCAACCTGTTGCCCGGAGGCCTGGCAAGCTCCTCCACGCTCTCCACCCGGTTCAACTGCGCCAGCTTTACCTGCGCCCGCCGCCTGGCCTGCTCCGGAATTGCCCGCGATTTTCGTCCCATAAAGAGCCTCTCCGTATCCCGGTCCGCGAAGCTCTTTATCACAGCAAGATTATGTCACGCATCGGATGACACGTCAATGGTCGCATGACATAGTTCACACGCCTTCCACCTCGAACATGAGGCGCCGGAACTCCTCCTCGATGAGGTGAACCGAAGGTCCGCCCTCCCCCGTCCTTAGCGCCAGCGTGTTGTCCCCGTTGGCGTAGACGCGGTCGAAGGAGCGTCCGGCGAAGCCCTGGGCCTCGAAGAAGGCGTCGAGGTCGTCGTTGGACTTCTCCCTCGTGTTGCGCCAGATCACGAGCACTTCATCGCCAGCCGGGTCCGTCCCCTCCGCCACCCGGAAACCGTCAACTGCGTAGCGCCGGCGGACGGCGAGGCCAAGCAGGTAGCCGAAAGTCTCCACCAGGTCCACCGTCTCGGCGCATGTCTCGTCGCCGCGCGTAACGTCCAGCGTGTACGAGAACGGGTCCTCGAAGGCGTCCAGGTCAAGCAGCGACGGACTCCCCTTCGTCTCGAAGTCCATCATGTACGAGATCGTGTACCCCTCCCGCAGCGCACGGTTCGTCCGAATGAGGTCGTCCTGCACATCCGTCCGGCGCAGCGACAGGTTGTTAAGCGTGTCCTCATAGGACTCCAGCCTCACGTACTTGAAGATGTGACTTACGCCCTCGCGCGAGACGGGCTTCCCATCCTTCCAGTCCTTGGAGTAGACGATCTTCTGGATGCGCGGCTTCAGCACCGAGTCGAAGTACCCGCCCATCTCCACCAGCACGTACTTCCGGTTGCCGCCGTCCTCCCGGTTCAGGTTGATGACCGCGTGGCCTGTGGTGCCAGAGCCGGCGAAGAAGTCCATCACGCAACCGTCGTATGCAGACGTTGTCAATTCCATCATCCGTTTTACAAGCCTAGTCGGTTTCGGGTTGGCAAACGGGTTGCTTGGAAACAGCGATTTCAGTTCATCAGATGCTTCGTGATTGTGTCCAACTTCATCATAGGACCAGAGCGTAGTGGGAGTTACACCCGCCTTAACCTCAGATAAGAAGCTCTTGCGTGAAGGCGTGGATTTGCCATTCTTACCGAACCAAATTTCACCGTTCTCATCCATCCTGCGCAGACTCTCAGCACTGAATCGAGGATATGTTCCAGGAGGTGGATTCCAAGAAACTCCGTTCTGAAACGTATAGCCAAAGGCTCTTTCTGTACCGCTTTTTGCATGGAGAGGTGTCGCTTTCCACAATCCTTTCGGATGATTATCGGGGTTGCCATACGCTGCTGTCTGTTCCTCAGAGCGCGGAATCAGATTGAATTCGACCGCCTCTTTCGTCCGCGCAGCTACGAGTATATGATCGTGGTTATCGGAAAAGTATCTGGCATCGTTCGCGCGAGTATACTTCTTCTGCCACACGACATTCGCAATGAAATTTTCTGCCTGGAACACCTTGCTCGTCAACATCCTCAGGTTGTGCACTTCATCATCATCGATGCTAACGAAGAACACTCCGCTATCAGACAACATCTCTCGACCCAGGTTCATCCTGTCTTGCACCATCGCAAGCCAGCTAGAGTGCTGATACTGGTCCTTGTATAGAAACCCATCCCCACCCGTGTTGTACGGCGGGTCTATGTAGATGCACTTGACGCGCTCGCGGTAGCGGGCCTGGAGCAGGTTGAGGGCCTGGAAGTTCTCGCTCTCGACGAGGAGGCCGTCGGTCTTCTCGTCCAGGTCCTCGATGCTCGCCAGCAGCCGATCCTTGAAATCGCCGCCGAAGAACTTTGTGTCGAGGACGAGGTGGGGGTTTGCCTTGATCCAATCGGCGCTGCGATTATCGCCGCCGTTCTCCAGGTTGGCTTCGATGGCGCTTATAGAGAAGAGCTTCTCCCACTCGTCGTACTGGGCGTCGTTGGCGGAGATTTCTTCGTACATCTCCTCCGGCACGTGGTCGAGGGTGAGGCAGTAGTCGGAGGAGACTACGAACTTCTTTTTGAGGAAGAGCTTTTTCTGGAAGTCTTCGATCTGGGCGAGGAAGGCTATGATCTTGCGCCCGATCCGCTTTATGACCCTCAGCCTGGACAGGTACTGCCCCACCCGCCGCTCGTCGTCGGTGTCCAGGTCGTCCACGTGCAGGACCTCGTTTTTGAGGAAGAAGTCGAGCTCCCGGTTCAGGAACCGTCCCAGGTCCTTGTGTACGAAGTAGTCGAAGGTGTTGCGCGCCGTGTACTCGTCCAGGTGCTTCTCCAGCACCGTCCTCTCCGGCCGGCTCTCCGTCGGCGCGGGCTCCGCCAGCCGCGTCTTCCAGCCGCCCGGCGCGTGGCCGAGGATCTTCGCGACGGCGCTCCTGTTCAGGTCGGCCTGCTTGTCCGGGTGCGGGCGGTACTCGAAGGAGACGCGAAGCTCGCCGTCAATCCCCTCTACGGGATCTTCCTCGCGCGGCACGAAGCGGCGCTCCCTGCCGCTCGCGGCCTTGTTGTTGTCCCGCTCGGTGGCGGCGGAGACGAGTTCAAAGCCGACGCGCCCGCCGTCTTTCAGCCCGAAGCGGTAGCGGCGGAAGTTCTCCGCGGTCTTGACGTAGTACTGGTCCGCGTTGGCCCAGTGCAGCTTCACCTCCTCGCCCTCGTAGGGGAGCGCGTAGACGCCCTCCTTGTAGCGGCGCAGGCTCAGGAAGTCCCCGTTCTTGTAGTAGCGGCGAAAGAACGTGTACAGGTCCGAGTACACCTCGTTCTCCAGCGCGGCCACGCTCTCAGACGCCGCGAGCTTCTCCTTCAAGGCGACGTACTTGGGCGAAGACTCGGCCGTAACCCCCGCGTCCCCGAGGGTCTTCTCCAGGCTCGCCAGCTCCCGGCGCGCGCCCTCCTCGTCCTCGTTCCGGTACTCCCTGAAAGCCTCCCGCACCTGTGGCAGCAAGTCTTCGTTCAGAAACGTCGAGACCTCGTCCCGCTTCTGGTTCATGATCCGGTAGATGCCGAAATCCAGGTCCTCGCGGTCGAACTGGAAAAGTTCCGCGAGAAGGGCCTTCAACCTGTCGTATGCCTGCGTCACCCCGGCTCCTCCCCAAATTCCAAGCGTTCCACCGATGTCTCAAGTATAGCGACCGTAACCGGCGGCACCACACCTGAAGAGTTTCACCACGCGCGCCTTCGTGTTCCGTTTCCTGGTAGCTACTTCAGGATCAGGCCGGAGAGCCAGAAGGTGCCGCGCACCACCGCCCCGGGCTCAAGAGGGGCTTCGGTGGGGGCGTCGGGGAAGATCACGACGTCTACCTCGCCGCCGAGCGTCTTGATCTTCGCGTGCTCGAAGTCCAAGGCCGTGTCGGCGTTGGTGATCCTGCTCATCTCCCGGACGAGGCCGCTGAAGATGGCCTCCGCGACGGGCGGCTCTATGCTCTCTCCTCCCGGCCTGAAGGTGCCCGATGGGATGAACGACTCGACGGCCATGAGGGGGCCGTCTTCCTGGGAAGCCAGGTACTCGTCTTCGGAGGGGTAGACCTCCATGTGGTGCGGGAAGGCCGCGATCTGGACGTCGCAGACCCGCGGAAGTTCCAACCCGTCGAGCATGGCGTAGTTGGGCGCATCGAAGACGACGGGGCACCAGCCGCTCTCCGGGTTCTCGTCCGACTCTGGATCGAGCCACCCGTAGAAAGCGCCGTCGAGTGACCCCTCGTATGGCGGCGGAATCCTCCTCGTGATGCCGACGCGCATCCGCGCCCTGCCGAAGAAGTGGGGGTTCAGCCCGAGGATGCTCTCCCCCTCCGGCGCGACCTGGCTCCACAGTTCTACGCCGTTCCCGACCCGCCAGACGAAGAGGTAGCAACCGTCTCTCGCCCGGTACGCCTTCCCGTGTTCGAGGACGGCACGCCGGGCGAGCTCCAGAAACTCCTCCTGCGCCTGAACGTCGAACCCGATACATCTCATATGATTGGGCATTCTTGATTCTCTCCGTGGCAGTGAATCCGTATCGCACCGACTGTCCGCGCTTTGTCGCTACTCTCACTCGCGTAAACGAGGCCGACACTCATTAACGAAAGGCTGGCAATCCGTCAGTAGTGTATCCCGGTGTTTTCGAGGGCGGCAGCCGCCAAGCATCCATCATCCTGGCGGCTGCAGCACAACTCTAGTTGTATCTGTAGGGGATCGTGACCTTCGGGTCGTTGCGCCAGAGCCATCCGTAGACGGTCTTCTCGGCGACAGAGAAGGGACCGCTCGGCTGCTCGGGCGGCGCGGTCTGGCCGGGGAGCGGCGTGATCACCGGCGTACCGATGCTCATGCCGGCTTCCCACTGCGGCGGGAACGTCACCGTGACGCTCATCGGGGACTGACCAGGCGCGAGAACGAAACCTGCCAGTGGAGCGAAGAACTCGACCTCGAATGAGCGAGGGTCTCCAGCCACGGGACGGAGGATCTGGCGAGCGTGAAACCTCAGCACCTGCGTGCCGGCCGGGATCTCGACCTCCGCCACCCGGTAGTATTTGATGAGGTCCAAGAGCGTGCGGAGCATGGGCTCCTGATCCACCGGGATCTCTCCAATGGTCTTCAGAAATTCCTCGCACTGCGACGCCTTGCCATCGCGCTTGCGAAAGTCGGTCCGCTCGCCGGTCGAGACAACGCGCACCTCGGCGCTGGACTCCTCCGTCGGGAATGGGAGGAAGGCCCAGCGTGTTCGGCGGTGCGATCGCCGGTTCGATCTCGACCAGTTTTGGATTGCGAAACTTCGTCAGCTCAAGCCGCCCGTGCCCATCTGGGGTCCGCATCATAACGATGTCGACTTGGACACTTTCGAGCCCGTTGACGCGGTCCACCCACGGGCCCTCGACCGGAATCTCGCCTTCGAGCGTCATGTCTCTGACCGTAGCATTCCCAACACATTCCGGTCGTAATGCTGGCGAGAAGGGCGGCGAGGTCCGGTGTGGCGGACCCTACTCATCCTTCCGCCAGGGCCGGGCTCGGCGATGAGCGGGGATAGTTTGCATTCATTTATCTGCTTCGCTTTGACGAACGATTTCGTCAACGACGCGCGCGACCGATGCGGTGGCGTCGATTGAAATGCCGTTCTTCGGAATGTCTTCTTTCGTCTGATGCAATCGCGCAATGAGCTCCCGTTCCGTTGGCTTTCCGCCGCCCCACTCAGAGTCCGGTCGCTCGTCAAGCCGCCGATTCAATGTGTCAAGGTCGACTTCAAGGACAAAAACGCCGTCGAATAAATCTATAAACTTTGCGAAATTTCTTGAACCACCGCAGAAGAATGTCACCGCTTCATCCTGGTTGGCGACCAAGGCTCTTACTTTATCCACATGCCAAATGTGGTGCTCGTGAGCGGAGCCATCCGTCGGTTCACCAGTTTCCGGATCGCCTTGATAAGCCAATTCGCGGTCACCATGAATGGCATGGTAGCCGCGCCGCTGCAATTCATTGCAGACCGAAGTTTTGCCGGTGCCGGAAACGCCTTCAATCAGATAATTTCTGATGCCCATTGCTAGATGATAAAGAACAATACGTGAGACGAGATGCTGTCTCTCACGGCTGTCGTGGCGGCGCCTGCGACAAGCCCCTTTGCCCGTCCTCTTGTCGCCAGTGTCACGACACGTATGTGCCGGGTATGTTGTGGCTAGGTGTGACCGTCATGTCCCTAGTAAAGCAGAGGCAGTGCGCGGCGGTCCAGGCCGACCGTTCTCGCGAGTTGGACGTGGTTAGCCGAGGGAACGCAGGGAGATGAGGGCGCAGCCAAGCTACAAGAAGGCCAGATGGATGTCAGCCCGGAGCTCGTAGCGGATCTTCAGGCGCCGGAAGCGGTTGAGCCAGGAGAGCGTCCGTTCGACCACCCACCGGTAGCGTCCCAGGCGGTTCTTGGGCTCGACACCACAGCGGGCGATGCGGGGGATGACGCGGCGCTTGCGCAGGGCCAGAAGGGAGGTGACGGTAGTCGTAACCCTTGTCGGCATGGAGCTTGTGCGGTCGGCGACGGGGCCTGCCGCGCGTCTTGGCGCGGATGGGCTCGATGGCGTCGACGGTAGCGAGCATCATCTTTGAATCGTGCACGTTCGCGGCGCTCACCAGGACCGCGAGCGGGATGCCGTGGGCGTCGACCACAAGATGGCGCTTCGTGCCCTGTTTGCCGCGATCCGTTGGTTTCTTACCCGTTTCTTGGCCCCCCCGGGGCCGGCACCGCGGCGGAGTCCAGCGCGACCCGGTCCCAGTCGATGCGATCGGCCTGGGCCAGCTCTTCGAGATGCACCTGGTGCAGCCTGCGCCAGACGCCCGCTTGGTACCAGTCTCGCAGCCTGCGCCAGCACGTCATCCCGCTCCCACGCCCCATCTCAGCAGGCAAGTACTCCCAGGGGATGCCCGTCTTCACCACGAACAGGATCTCCCTCAGCGCCGCCCGGTCCGACACCCGGGGCCGTCCGTCCTTGGGCTTCGGCGGCTCCGGCGGGAGCAGCGGCGCGATCCGCGCCCACAGCGCATCAGGCAACAGTTCCTTCGCCATGGCACCCTCCTCGATGGCTCCTATTCTGCTTCCTTGGCTGCTTACGCGACGGTTTTGTTAGGCGTACTAAACCGTCCCTGCATAGCCGACACGAGCCTGCTCAACAATTTCGTCCACAGCAGCGCGTACATGCTGGAACGCATCCTTCGAAGACCGATCCGTCTCTCCCCCACAGTGCTGGACGCGCGCGAGACGCGGTTACCCGAGTTTCCACGCGTTCAGCCCTCCTTCTACATGTCGAGATCGACCGAGCACGCGGCTTACGGGGAGATAGCTCCGTTCATACAGTCCTTCGCCCTTGGCGTCGGAGACAGGTGGGAGCCGGTCGAGCCCGACAGCAACGAGTTGGCCCTGGCATCACGGTTGAGTAGCAGGGAGATACGTGAAGAAGTGCGGACTGTTTGTCCCGGGATCAGCCGCAAGAAGGTGGAGCTAGATTCCGGGGAGGCCGAGGCCGCCGCCATCGCCGCGACTCGCGGTTGGACCTTCCTGACAGACGATCAAGCCTCGGTAGAATTTCTGCGTTGTCTCTATCCGAACATTCCCATCCAAAGAACCTGCACACTCCTGCTCTACGCTGTCGAGCGGGAAGTTCTCTCCTGCGAAGAAGCCGCGGATCGCTTCAATCGCCGCATCGTAGAAGAACTCGGCTTCTGGGCTTTCCGCAGATTGGCCAAGTGAGACAGCGCCTCTGGCTCCGCTGCGATCCTCCAAAATGGACCTGGGAACCATAGACTCTCGACCTCAACGCGTCGTCTTCGGGATCAGTAAACTCAAGGACCGAGAAGCACCCCGCGCTGCACATCGAACATCTCCTGGTACAGACCATGGCAGTTCAGCAACTCTTCGTGCGTGCCGCGCTCTACGATTCGCCCTCCATCGAGGACCAGGATCTCGTCCATCTCCTCCATCCGAACGAGCCGGTGGGTGATGACGAGCGTGGCCCGCTCACGCATGAGGTCGTAGGTGGCGTCGAGCACGCCGACTTCCGTCTCGGGGTCGAGGTTGGCCGTGGGCTCGTCGAGGACGAGGATGGGCGCGTCTTTGAGGAGAGCGCGGGCTATCGAGAGGCGCTGGCGCTCGCCGCCGGAAAGCCTGAGCCCCTGCTCACCGAGGGGGGTGTCTAGTCCGTTCGGGAGGTGTTCGACGAGGTCGGAGAGCCGGGCGCGGGCCAGGGCGCCGTGCAGGTCTTTGTCGGTTGCTTGCGGTTTCGCCACGAGCAGGTTGCCGCGCAGGGTGTCGGTGAAGACGTGGGTGTCCTGGGAGACGACGCCGACGAGGGCCCGCAGGTCTTGCTGGGCGAGATCTCGGAGGTCGCGGCCGCCGAGGGTTACGCGGCCCGAGGTCGGGTCCCAGAAGCGGAGGGCGAGGTCGGCGAGCGTGCTCTTTCCCGCGCCGCTCGGGCCGACCACAGCCACGCGTCTGCCCGGTTCGAGCGCGAGGGAGACGTCCTTGAGGACGGGCGAGCCTCCGGGCTCGTAGCGGAAGGTCACGTCGTCGAAGCGGAGGGCGTGGTTCGTGGGAAGGGGAGCAGGGTTTGCGGAGTCCGTAACCTCCGGTCTTGCATCCACTATTTCGAAGAGGCGCTCGCCGGCGTTTACGGAGCGGCCGAGGAACTGGAACGCCCTGCCCAGAGGTTGGACGGCCTCGAAGGAGCCGAGCATGACGAGCGCCAGGAAGGCAAGATAGACGCCCCGGATCTCCCCCGCCGAGACGAGCGGTACGGCGAGGGCGAGGACGGAAATGACGGCGAGGTTCATCATCAAATCGGAGAGCGAATCCTGAAGCCCCGTGATAAACGCCATCTTCTTCTGCACGCGCCCGAGCCTCCGGTCGAGTTCGGCGACCTCGCGCCGCTCGTCCCCCTCCCGGCCGAAGGCGAGCAAATCCTGCACGCCCCGCACGCCGTCCACGATCTTCGCGTTGAGCTCGGCCCGAATCTCCAGTTGCCGCCGACCGAGGCCGCGCGCCAGCCGCGCAACCAGGAGCGGGACGCCCACGCCCGTCGCCACGAGAAAGGCCAGGGCGACGAGGGCCAGCGTCGGGTCGAAGGCGTAGAAGATGAGGGAGGTGAAGAGGGTCACGAGCGCGGCGACCGCGATGGGGGACGAGATCCTCAGGTACAGGTTTTCGAGCTCCTCGACGTCCTTGATGACGCGCGAGAGGAGATCCCCCGAGCGGTGGCGCAGGAGGCGGGCTGGGGCCAGCGGTTCGAGGCGTTCGTAGAACCGGGTCCTCACGTTGGAGAGCAGGCGGAAGGTCAAATCGTGGGAGACCATGCGCTCGGCGTAGCGGGCGCCGGCGCGCGAGATGCCGAGTAGCCTGACGAAGTAGCTCGGCAGGACCAGGTAGCCTAAAAGCGGCACTATCGCGGCGGCGGAGATCACGTACGCCGCCACCGCGAGCAGCCCGACGTTCGAGGCGACCGTCGCCACCCCGAGCAACACGGCGAGCCCCACCCGCGGCAGATACGGCCTCAAGAAACCGAGCAGGCGCCCGAAGGTCCTCACACCGTCACGCCCCGGTCGGCCCGTACCAGCCGGGCGTAGGGTCCATCCTCGCGGACGAGCTCCTCGTGCGTGCCGGCCTCCACCAGCCGGCCTTCGTCGAGGACGGCTATGCGGTCGGCGCCGCGGGCGGTGTTCAGGCGGTGGGCGACGACGAGCACCGTCCGGCCGCGGGCCAGGCGACCCAGGGCGGCCCGGATCTCACGCTCGCTCTCCGGGTCCAGGCTCGACGTCGGCTCGTCCATGACGAGGATCGGGGCGTCCTTCAAGAACGCCCGCGCGATGGCGACCCGCTGGGCCTCCCCACCACTCAGACGCGCTCCCCGCTCCCCGACGGGCGTCTCGTATCCTTGCGGAAGGTTCCGGATAAAGGCGTCGGCCCCCGCCATCTCGGCCGCCCGACCGACCTCCTCGCGCGTGGCGTCCGGGCGGGCGAGACGGATGTTCTCGAGCACGCTCCCGTAGAACAGGTGCGGACGCTGCGGCACCAGCGCCAGGTTTTCGCGCCACTTCTCCACGGGCAGGTCGGCTATGGGGACGCCGTTCGCCAGGATCTCCCCTTGCTGCGGCTCCACGAAGCGCAGGAGCAGGTTGACGAGCGTGCTCTTGCCGGCCCCGCTCTTTCCGACGAGCGCGGTGATGGTCCCTGCTTCGAGCGTCAGCGTGAGGTCCGAGAGCGCCGGACGGCCGCCCCCGGGGTACGAATAACCGACGCCGGAGAACCCGACGTCCGGGCCGCCGGGGGCCATCTCTTGCGTGCCTCCGTCTACTGGCGCGGGCGTGTTCAGCACCTCGAAGATCCTGTCGGCCGCGGCCTTCCCCTCCATCCCGGCGTGCCTGTGGACGCCCAACTCGCGCAGGGGCTTGTAGAACTCGGGCGCGAGCAGGAGAACCAGGAACGCTTCCTCGAAAGGCATGCTGCCCGAGACGACCCGCACCCCAAGCGTCACCGCGACGAGGGCTATCGCCATCGCGGTCATGAACTCGAGCACCAACCCCGACAGGAAGGCGTAGCGCAGCACCTTCATCGTGCGCACCCGGAACCCCTCGCTCGCCGCCGCGACCTTCTCCGCTTCCGCCGCGCTGCGCCCGAACATCTTGAGCGTCGGCAGACCCTGAACCGCGTCCAGAAAGCCGGCCCCGAGCCGCGAGAGCGCCGTCCACTGGCGCTTCATGTGGTCCTCGGCGTAGCTTCCGACCAGGATCATCATCACCGGAATAACCGGCGCCGTAAGGAGAAGCAGCACCGCGCTGGACCGGTCCAGAGGAAAGACGCAGACCAGGATCAGCACCGGAACCAGGACGCTCAACGAGACCTGCGGCAAATACCGCGCAAAGTAAGCGTCAAGCTTCTCTACGCCCTCCGTCGCCGTCGTCGCGAGCTCCCCCGTCCGCTCCCCCTTGGCGTAAGCCGGCCCCAGCCCCAAAACGTGCCCAACGAGCCGCCCCCGCAACTCGGACTTCACCCGCACCGCCCCCGCTGCGCCGTGACCTCCCGCCCCCACAACAACCCCGACCGCAAAACAGAAGCCCCGACCAACAGCAACAGGAGCCTCCCAACCTCGGAGAGCCCCGCGCCCCCCACAAAGACCCGGTCGACCACCCCGGCAAGAAGCACCATCTGCGCGATCGTCGCCCCCGCGACCAGAACCCCGAGCCCAACCGTCGCCCCGAGAAAAACCCGCGCCGACCCAACGCACCGAAACAGGTCCCTATTCACGCACCGACCCCGTAGGGACGGGTTTCAAACCCGCCCGCGCGCCCACACGGACCCCAAAAAAGCCGAAAGGCGCGAAGCGCCGTGCTGAGAGCGAGGACTGCGGAGCAGGCCGAAGCGTGCTGAGAGCGGAGCCCCCAGGGCGGAGCGTGCTGAGAGCCCCCGAAGGGGGCGTGCTACTCAATACCCCTCGTCTTCGAGCCGCACCTTCCCGCGGAACATGCGGTAGATGAGGACGAAGTAGAAGGTGGCGAACACGATGCCGATGCTCCACCAGATCAGGCCGACCGCCTGGCCGTAGTCCGAGGCGGCGGCGTTCTGGATGGTGAGGCTGTTCTCGGGGTTCACGGCGGGCAGGACCCGCGGGTAAACGCCGAAGACCGTGCTCGTGAGCATGCCGAGGATAAAGGCGCCCGAGGAGAGGAAGGCCGGCCGGTCGCGCTCGGTGAAGCTGAAGAAGATCATACCGGCCAGGCCCACGATGGCGATCAGGGGCAACACGAACCCATAGGGCCTCTGCAGAAAGCTCTCGAACATCCACGGGCTAACCCAGAAGGTGAACGGGGTGGCGATCAAGGTGAGGACGAGGGTGGCTATGGAGAAGGTGCGAGAGATCCTGTGCGACCGCGAGTTCAGCACGCCCTCGGTCTTCAACGCTATCCAGTTCGCGCCGTGCGTGATCA carries:
- a CDS encoding 6TM ABC transporter family protein; this translates as MNRDLFRCVGSARVFLGATVGLGVLVAGATIAQMVLLAGVVDRVFVGGAGLSEVGRLLLLLVGASVLRSGLLWGREVTAQRGRCG